A genomic segment from Nicotiana sylvestris chromosome 1, ASM39365v2, whole genome shotgun sequence encodes:
- the LOC104225765 gene encoding shaggy-related protein kinase NtK-1, with translation MASVGLAPTSGLRESSGHNAGVDRLPEEMNDMRIRDDKEMEAAIVDGNGTETGHIIVTTIGGRNGQAKQTISYMAERVVGQGSFGVVFQAKCLETGETVAIKKVLQDKRYKNRELQTMRLLDHPNVVSLKHCFFSTTDKDELYLNLVLEYVPETVHRVIKHYNKLNQRMPLILVKLYTYQIFRALSYIHRTIGVCHRDIKPQNLLVNPHTHQVKLCDFGSAKVLVKGEPNISYICSRYYRAPELIFGATEYTTAIDIWSAGCVLAELLLGQPLFPGESGVDQLVEIIKVLGTPTREEIKCMNPNYNEFKFPQIKAHPWHKIFHKRMPPEAVDLVSRLLQYSPNLRCAALDALTHHFFDELRDPNTRLPNGRFLPPLFNFKAHELKNVHAETLLKLVPEHARKQCPSLGL, from the exons ATGGCTTCTGTGGGCTTAGCACCTACGTCGGGTTTGAGAGAATCTAGTGGCCATAATGCTGGGGTAGATAGATTGCCTGAGGAGATGAATGACATGAGAATCAGGGATGATAAG GAAATGGAAGCAGCAATTGTCGATGGTAATGGGACTGAGACGGGCCACATAATCGTGACAACTATTGGTGGTAGAAATGGCCAGGCAAAACAG ACTATTAGTTATATGGCTGAACGTGTTGTTGGACAAGGATCATTTGGAGTAGTGTTTCag GCAAAATGCTTAGAGACTGGTGAAACAGTTGCCATAAAGAAGGTTCTTCAAGACAAGAGATATAAGAACAGGGAGTTGCAGACCATGCGTCTTCTTGACCACCCTAATGTTGTCTCTCTGAAACACTGCTTCTTTTCGACAACTGACAAGGATGAACTATATCTTAACTTGGTACTTGAGTATGTCCCTGAAACTGTTCACCGTGTTATCAAACACTACAATAAGCTGAACCAAAGGATGCCATTGATACTTGTGAAGCTTTATACATATCAG ATTTTCAGGGCGCTGTCTTACATACACCGCACTATTGGAGTGTGCCACAGGGACATCAAACCTCAGAATCTTTTG GTGAACCCACATACCCACCAGGTCAAGTTATGCGATTTTGGGAGTGCTAAAGTTCTG GTTAAAGGAGAACCAAATATTTCTTACATCTGCTCTAGGTATTACAGAGCACCTGAGCTCATATTTGGTGCAACAGAGTACACTACTGCTATTGACATCTGGTCTGCTGGCTGTGTCCTAGCTGAGCTACTTCTTGGTCAG CCTCTGTTTCCCGGTGAAAGTGGAGTTGACCAGCTTGTTGAGATCATTAAG GTTTTGGGCACTCCTACAAGAGAAGAAATTAAATGTATGAATCCCAACTACAATGAGTTTAAGTTTCCTCAAATTAAAGCTCATCCATGGCACAAG ATATTTCATAAGCGCATGCCTCCAGAAGCTGTTGATCTTGTCTCAAGATTGCTGCAGTACTCTCCTAACTTGCGTTGTGCTGCT TTGGATGCCTTGACTCACCACTTTTTTGATGAGCTTCGTGATCCCAATACACGCCTGCCTAATGGACGTTTCCTTCCTCCCTTATTTAACTTTAAGGCTCACG AGTTGAAGAACGTGCATGCAGAGACATTATTGAAGTTGGTTCCAGAGCACGCCAGAAAACAGTGCCCGTCCCTTGGGTTATGA